The Halotia branconii CENA392 region AAAGTCATAGAACAGGCTAATTATAAAATTAATCCTATCTCTTGTAACCTTTCTGACTCTACTCTTGATCCTAATGCTATAATTTCTCAAGCTATAGGCAGCGGAGCAGATGGTTTGTTATTGGCTCCTTATATAAACAGAATTGATAAAGCTCTAGAAATGGCACGAGTTAGTAAAGGACGGTTACAGTTATTTAGCAGTCCCACAATGTACACGCAACAAACCCTAGCGGAGGGAAAAGCCGATGTTAACGGTATGGTATTAGCTGTACCTTGGTATCCTCAAGCAATTCTTAAACATCCCTTTGCACAAGATGCTCAGAAACTTTGGGGTGGACCTGTAAATTGGCGAACAGCGACAACCTATGATGCAACCAAGGTAATAATTGCAGGTTTACAAAACAGTAATAACCGTGAGGAATTGCAAAAGACGCTGCACAGTCCAGGTTTTTCAGTCGAAGGTGCAACAGGAAAGATTCAGTTTTCACAATCAGGCGATCGCATAAACAATGACATATTTTTAATCAAAGTTCAACAAAGACTTGGCACTGATAAATATGAATTTGTGCCGCTTCAACCTTAGTTTTGCAGCTTTACTTAATAGCGATCGCATCCATTTTTTCACTCACAGCAACTCGATAAACTCATCAACACTCAACCCAACCTGTCTAATAATTGCTCGTAAAGTTCCTTTGTCTAATTCTTGATGATTTGGGACAACCACTTCAGCAAAAGGCTCGTCTCGACGTAAGATAATATGGCTTCCACGTTGCCGTAAAACGTAGAAATTACCATTTTTTAATGTTTTAATGCACTCCTGACCAGAAATTATCGGCAGCTTACTCATACATCGACCAAAACAGTTTCCAAATGATCTTCTGGAATAGGCCGATTTTCTTCTTGTAAAACCTCAATATATAGTTCTATAGC contains the following coding sequences:
- a CDS encoding type II toxin-antitoxin system HicA family toxin — protein: MSKLPIISGQECIKTLKNGNFYVLRQRGSHIILRRDEPFAEVVVPNHQELDKGTLRAIIRQVGLSVDEFIELL